A window of Pirellulales bacterium contains these coding sequences:
- a CDS encoding sulfate/molybdate ABC transporter ATP-binding protein encodes MSISVQHISKSFGAYQALDDVNLRVDAGELVALLGPSGSGKTTLLRIIAGLEQPDPHPGAAVSFHDEDVSARSVGERRVGFVFQHYALFRHMTVFENVAFGLRVQPRRERPSKEEIRERVESLLSLVQLQQFAERYPSQLSGGQRQRVALARALAVEPKVLLLDEPFGALDAKVRLELRQWLRRLHDKMHVTTVLVTHDQEEALEVADKVVVMNEGRIEQAGPPDELFHQARTPFVMEFLGQVNVFQGRVGNGKATAGPLCVEYPSYAGAEERPANVYLRPHDFEIRRIANGKPCVPATVERINAAGSLARVSLTSDDGRLILVEMPLDDLRELDLQDGESVHLYPKQARVFVQGEAQSAPEAAEPLAVGPVS; translated from the coding sequence ATGAGCATTTCCGTTCAACACATCTCGAAAAGCTTCGGGGCATACCAGGCCCTCGACGACGTCAACCTGCGGGTCGACGCGGGCGAGTTGGTGGCTCTGCTCGGGCCGTCGGGTTCGGGCAAGACGACGCTGTTGCGGATCATCGCGGGGCTCGAGCAGCCTGACCCGCATCCCGGCGCGGCCGTGAGTTTTCACGACGAAGACGTGTCGGCTCGTAGCGTCGGCGAGCGGCGCGTGGGCTTCGTCTTCCAGCACTACGCCCTGTTTCGGCACATGACGGTCTTCGAAAACGTCGCGTTCGGGCTGCGGGTCCAGCCGCGGCGTGAACGGCCGTCCAAAGAAGAGATTCGCGAGCGAGTCGAGAGCCTGCTGTCGTTGGTGCAGTTGCAGCAGTTTGCCGAGCGTTACCCCTCGCAGCTCTCGGGGGGGCAGCGGCAGCGAGTGGCGCTCGCCCGAGCCCTGGCGGTCGAGCCCAAGGTGTTGTTGCTCGACGAGCCGTTCGGGGCCCTCGACGCCAAGGTGCGGCTCGAACTGCGGCAGTGGCTGCGACGGCTGCACGACAAGATGCACGTGACGACCGTCCTGGTGACGCACGATCAGGAGGAGGCGCTCGAGGTGGCGGACAAGGTCGTCGTCATGAACGAAGGCCGCATCGAACAAGCCGGGCCGCCCGACGAGTTGTTCCATCAGGCCCGGACGCCGTTCGTCATGGAATTTCTGGGTCAAGTCAACGTGTTTCAGGGCCGGGTGGGCAACGGCAAGGCGACGGCGGGCCCGTTGTGCGTCGAGTACCCGAGCTACGCCGGGGCCGAAGAGCGGCCGGCGAACGTGTACCTGCGGCCGCACGACTTCGAGATTCGCCGGATCGCCAACGGCAAACCGTGCGTGCCCGCGACCGTCGAGCGAATCAACGCGGCGGGCTCGCTGGCCCGGGTGTCGCTCACGTCGGACGACGGACGCTTGATCCTGGTCGAGATGCCGCTCGACGACCTGCGCGAGCTAGACCTGCAGGACGGCGAGTCGGTGCACCTGTACCCCAAACAGGCCCGCGTGTTCGTGCAAGGCGAGGCGCAATCGGCCCCGGAGGCCGCTGAGCCGCTCGCCGTCGGTCCGGTTTCGTGA
- a CDS encoding YezD family protein, which yields MNDNPAAETDADRPTNEELLQISRALRGLRFGSVNIVVQDGVVIQIDRTEKRRLRSRGDCVSRS from the coding sequence ATGAACGACAATCCCGCCGCGGAAACGGACGCCGACCGGCCGACGAATGAGGAACTGCTGCAGATCTCGCGGGCCCTGCGGGGCCTGCGGTTCGGCTCGGTGAACATCGTCGTGCAGGACGGGGTCGTCATCCAGATTGATCGCACGGAGAAACGCCGATTGAGAAGCCGCGGCGATTGCGTCAGCCGCTCGTAG
- a CDS encoding BON domain-containing protein, which yields MSAFASNSNRTFQDQSDAELLTRVGIALTLRLDRSAHAIDIQVDNAVVKLGGVVATATVRNHIVDRVRHMAGVRAVVDELEVLRSELPLVSATGRERSSGATPLPPDFKRRSGRWAGSLPRLWKGLFAAVVAASLVGCGEAKPERVPTFPVTGSITFKGGPIPGAFVAMHPKTPLPNVPAPRASVGPDGKLKISTYDGGDGAPEGEYVLTVEWYKPIKTGADVVPGPNVIPKKYTSPRTSGLVVSVAANATELPPIKL from the coding sequence GTGAGCGCATTTGCTTCAAACTCAAACCGCACGTTCCAAGATCAATCTGACGCCGAATTGCTGACTCGCGTCGGCATCGCGTTGACGCTGCGACTGGATCGATCCGCCCACGCGATCGATATTCAAGTCGACAACGCCGTCGTCAAGCTGGGCGGAGTCGTCGCGACCGCGACGGTTCGCAATCACATCGTCGATCGGGTCCGCCACATGGCGGGAGTGCGAGCCGTCGTCGACGAGTTGGAGGTGTTGCGATCGGAATTGCCCCTCGTGTCCGCAACTGGTCGTGAGCGGTCGTCCGGTGCGACGCCGCTTCCGCCAGATTTCAAGCGTCGCTCTGGTCGCTGGGCCGGAAGCCTGCCGCGCCTCTGGAAGGGACTGTTCGCGGCAGTCGTCGCGGCGAGCCTCGTTGGCTGCGGCGAGGCGAAGCCTGAGCGCGTCCCGACGTTCCCGGTGACGGGTTCGATCACCTTCAAAGGGGGGCCGATCCCCGGGGCGTTCGTGGCGATGCACCCCAAGACGCCCCTCCCCAACGTCCCCGCGCCGCGGGCCAGCGTCGGCCCCGACGGCAAGCTGAAAATCTCGACCTATGACGGCGGCGACGGCGCTCCCGAGGGCGAGTACGTGCTGACCGTCGAGTGGTACAAGCCGATCAAGACGGGCGCCGACGTCGTCCCGGGGCCGAACGTCATTCCGAAGAAATACACGTCGCCGCGGACGTCCGGTCTCGTCGTCTCGGTGGCCGCCAACGCAACCGAACTGCCGCCGATCAAGCTGTAA
- a CDS encoding DUF1559 domain-containing protein translates to MTRRRSGFTLVELLVVIAIIGVLVALLLPAVQSAREAARRMQCVNGLKQLGLAVQNYHDAYKAVPVSARPVGLTNLPRIAAMTHLLPYLEAGNIHGVFDLKQNWGATANRTAVNSVIPVLNCPSTPEAPDRLDGLPENSPWTPEISVPTDYSPTVWVDKRLLSAGLVDRTNNPDGTPDNEPGIMEYNNPKASFAYVTDGLSNTILFAESAGRPFLYRKGGGGKVSSDLTQARVNGGGWCRPASDIIVAGLSADGLTETGTCAVNCANGSDIVESGYPHPYHVTFGTSEPFAFHPGIANHVYGDGSVHSLRDDIDIRDYARLVTRAGAELTAVR, encoded by the coding sequence ATGACTCGCCGACGTTCTGGTTTCACTTTGGTCGAGCTGTTGGTGGTGATCGCCATCATCGGCGTGCTCGTCGCGCTCCTGCTGCCAGCCGTTCAGTCCGCTCGCGAGGCCGCCCGGCGCATGCAATGCGTCAACGGCCTGAAGCAGCTTGGGCTCGCGGTCCAAAACTATCACGACGCTTACAAAGCCGTGCCGGTGAGCGCCCGACCGGTCGGGCTGACGAACCTGCCGCGCATTGCAGCGATGACGCACCTGCTGCCCTATCTTGAGGCGGGCAACATCCACGGCGTCTTCGATCTCAAGCAGAACTGGGGGGCGACCGCCAATCGCACTGCGGTCAACTCAGTGATCCCAGTCCTCAACTGCCCGTCGACTCCCGAGGCGCCCGATCGCTTGGACGGTCTCCCGGAAAACAGCCCCTGGACGCCCGAGATCAGCGTCCCCACCGACTACTCCCCCACAGTGTGGGTCGACAAGCGACTCCTCTCCGCGGGGCTCGTGGATCGGACGAACAACCCCGACGGCACTCCTGACAATGAGCCGGGGATCATGGAATACAACAATCCCAAGGCGAGCTTTGCCTATGTGACCGACGGTCTGTCGAACACGATTCTGTTCGCCGAGTCGGCGGGACGCCCCTTCTTGTATAGAAAGGGCGGCGGCGGCAAGGTGAGCTCCGATCTGACTCAGGCCCGCGTGAACGGCGGCGGTTGGTGCCGACCGGCGTCCGACATCATCGTGGCGGGGCTCTCGGCCGACGGGCTCACGGAAACCGGCACGTGCGCGGTGAACTGCGCGAACGGCAGCGACATTGTCGAATCGGGCTATCCGCACCCGTATCACGTGACGTTCGGCACCAGCGAGCCGTTTGCGTTTCACCCCGGGATTGCGAACCACGTCTACGGCGACGGATCGGTGCACTCCCTGCGCGACGACATCGACATCCGGGATTACGCCCGGTTGGTGACCCGCGCGGGGGCCGAACTGACGGCGGTTCGCTGA
- a CDS encoding SLC13 family permease — MSWEAWFTLAMVGGLFASLARGIAPPDALFLGATLVFAALDIITPEEAFSGFANSGMLTVAFLFVVAAGLRETGVLDALGQRVLGAAQTDRQLLLRLAAVVLPMSAFLNNTPIVAMFVPVILSWSRRHRIAPSRVLMPLSFLAILGGTCTLIGTSTNLVVNGLMQTSKMEPMTLFEISAAGVPYAIIGLVYLTTVGRRLLPDRKELLEQLGESRREFLVEMSVQPHCRLIGQTIEAAGLRHLPGLFLIEIDRGDKLISPVGPDELIRVNDRVLFTGVVSSIVELERIPGFVPAADPTYEVAPGQQRRRRLCEAVVSSNSPLIGKTIRDADFRAAYGAAVVAVHRGGARVTQKIGDVRLRPGDTLLLQTQPHFLRAYRNDPAFYLISDVEEWRPVRHDRSWLAMLIFVVLLVMMTTNLMPTHLAAGLAAVAMIGCGCISAGEARQSVEWQVLVTIAAAFGVGAALQNSGAAAALAEGMFDSIKSWGPVAALACLYLIGSLLTEMITNNAAAVLLFPVCIETAAVYGVSPRPFIIALTLAASASFVTPIGYQTNMMIYGPGGYRFGDFLRVGTPLNLVLWAVAVLIIPRVWAF; from the coding sequence ATGAGTTGGGAAGCCTGGTTTACGCTGGCGATGGTCGGGGGTCTGTTCGCGTCGCTGGCGCGCGGGATCGCTCCGCCGGATGCGCTGTTCCTCGGCGCGACGCTCGTGTTTGCGGCCCTGGACATCATCACGCCGGAGGAGGCGTTTTCGGGGTTCGCCAACTCGGGCATGTTGACCGTCGCGTTTCTGTTCGTCGTCGCCGCGGGCTTGCGCGAGACGGGCGTGCTGGACGCGCTGGGACAACGGGTGCTCGGCGCCGCCCAAACCGATCGGCAACTGCTGTTGCGCCTGGCGGCGGTCGTGCTGCCCATGTCGGCGTTTCTGAACAACACGCCGATCGTGGCGATGTTCGTTCCGGTCATCCTCAGTTGGAGCCGACGTCACCGGATCGCCCCGTCGCGGGTGCTGATGCCGTTGTCGTTCCTGGCGATCCTCGGCGGAACCTGCACGCTTATTGGCACGTCGACCAATCTCGTGGTGAACGGCCTGATGCAGACGAGCAAGATGGAGCCGATGACGCTCTTCGAGATCTCGGCCGCAGGCGTTCCCTATGCGATCATCGGGCTCGTCTATCTCACGACCGTCGGACGACGGTTGTTGCCGGATCGAAAAGAGCTGCTCGAACAATTGGGCGAATCGCGGCGCGAATTCTTGGTCGAGATGTCGGTGCAGCCGCATTGCCGCCTGATCGGCCAGACGATCGAGGCGGCCGGGCTGCGCCACCTGCCGGGGTTGTTCCTCATTGAGATCGACCGCGGAGACAAGCTCATCAGCCCCGTAGGACCGGACGAACTGATCCGCGTGAACGACCGGGTCTTGTTCACCGGGGTCGTGAGCAGCATCGTAGAACTCGAGCGAATCCCCGGGTTCGTTCCAGCCGCTGATCCGACGTACGAGGTCGCCCCGGGCCAGCAGCGGCGACGCCGGTTGTGCGAGGCGGTGGTTTCGAGCAACTCCCCGCTGATCGGCAAGACGATCCGCGACGCCGACTTCCGCGCCGCGTATGGCGCGGCGGTCGTCGCGGTGCATCGCGGGGGAGCGCGCGTCACGCAGAAGATCGGCGACGTCCGGTTGCGTCCGGGCGATACGCTGCTGTTGCAAACCCAACCCCACTTCCTGCGGGCGTATCGCAACGATCCCGCGTTCTATCTCATCAGCGACGTCGAGGAATGGCGCCCGGTGCGACACGATCGGTCGTGGCTGGCGATGCTGATCTTCGTCGTGCTGTTGGTCATGATGACGACCAACCTCATGCCGACGCACTTGGCCGCGGGGCTGGCGGCCGTCGCGATGATCGGCTGCGGCTGCATTTCGGCGGGCGAGGCGCGCCAGAGCGTCGAGTGGCAGGTGCTGGTGACGATCGCCGCGGCGTTCGGCGTCGGCGCGGCGCTGCAAAACTCCGGCGCCGCGGCGGCCCTCGCCGAGGGGATGTTCGACTCGATCAAGTCGTGGGGGCCCGTGGCCGCACTGGCGTGCCTGTATCTGATCGGCTCGCTCTTGACCGAGATGATTACGAACAACGCGGCCGCGGTGCTGCTGTTCCCGGTGTGCATCGAGACCGCCGCCGTCTACGGCGTAAGCCCGCGACCGTTTATCATCGCGCTGACCCTGGCGGCCTCGGCGAGTTTCGTCACCCCGATCGGATACCAGACGAACATGATGATCTACGGCCCGGGCGGGTACCGGTTCGGCGACTTCCTGCGCGTCGGCACGCCGCTCAATCTCGTGTTGTGGGCGGTCGCGGTTCTCATCATCCCCCGCGTATGGGCGTTTTGA
- a CDS encoding mu-protocadherin- cell-suface protein has translation MNRFTITLPAVLIAGTLFVCDAAAVGRGGGGGRMGGGGMGGGMYGGGRPAMSAPHYGGGRPQMNMPAMNRPQMSRPQMPQAQISRPQMNYPSGGMSQAGRPSMSRPQLPTTRPGSGLKPVTTRPGAGMATPYPGRPSGPGAGATRPGGSSSLPHLGGARPGDARPGARPSPAPSTRPNPGAVDDFLGISRPGGATRPAPLPGQIGGNRPGRPGGDRPGGATRPTPLPGQIGGNRPGGNRPGNRPEWIGGGNRPWNPGGNNGHIHRPPSWSNRPGAGNVHDNWYNIVNRPGHPGMNQWLDRHPSRYAYWNYWGSNVRQHWGHYHDHNSWFRADWWNRYPHHLGGWHYMYWNRSRGWNYWWTVPTYMNVVTWFNWSAPQAVWSQPIYYDYGSGGNVYYEDNSVYVNGQQIGTAEDFAASAATLATVEPPATQEEAESAEWMPLGTFAVSSNESETDPSRIVQLAVNRQGIVSGSFYNTATDEAQAVLGQVDKDTQRVALRIGESDDVILETGLYNLTKDEAPAMVHFGPDRVEYWLLVRLKSDEEAPGSGR, from the coding sequence ATGAACCGCTTTACGATCACGCTGCCGGCGGTGTTGATCGCCGGGACGCTGTTCGTCTGCGACGCCGCGGCCGTGGGTCGCGGGGGAGGGGGCGGTCGCATGGGCGGGGGCGGCATGGGAGGGGGCATGTACGGCGGCGGGCGCCCGGCGATGAGCGCTCCCCACTACGGCGGCGGGCGACCGCAGATGAATATGCCCGCGATGAACCGCCCGCAGATGAGCCGGCCGCAGATGCCGCAGGCTCAGATCAGCCGCCCGCAGATGAACTATCCCTCGGGCGGCATGTCTCAGGCGGGCCGGCCCTCGATGAGCCGTCCGCAACTGCCGACGACCCGGCCCGGCAGCGGGCTGAAGCCGGTCACGACGCGTCCCGGCGCAGGCATGGCGACGCCGTATCCTGGGCGTCCGTCGGGGCCCGGCGCGGGCGCGACACGCCCCGGCGGTTCGAGCAGTCTGCCTCACTTGGGCGGCGCTCGCCCTGGTGACGCGCGCCCTGGCGCCCGGCCGAGCCCGGCGCCCTCGACGCGCCCCAACCCGGGCGCGGTTGACGACTTTCTGGGGATCAGCCGACCGGGGGGCGCGACGCGACCGGCCCCGCTGCCGGGACAAATCGGCGGCAATCGCCCAGGCCGCCCCGGCGGCGATCGGCCCGGCGGAGCGACGCGGCCGACGCCGCTGCCTGGACAGATCGGCGGCAACCGCCCCGGCGGAAATCGCCCCGGCAACCGACCGGAGTGGATCGGCGGAGGCAATCGCCCTTGGAACCCCGGCGGGAACAACGGGCACATTCACCGTCCTCCCTCCTGGTCCAATCGCCCCGGCGCCGGCAACGTTCACGACAACTGGTACAACATCGTCAATCGCCCCGGCCACCCGGGCATGAATCAGTGGCTCGATCGCCATCCCTCGCGATACGCCTATTGGAACTACTGGGGAAGCAACGTCCGGCAGCACTGGGGGCATTATCACGATCACAACTCCTGGTTCCGCGCCGATTGGTGGAATCGCTATCCCCACCATCTGGGCGGGTGGCACTACATGTATTGGAATCGCTCCCGCGGCTGGAATTACTGGTGGACCGTGCCGACCTACATGAACGTCGTCACGTGGTTCAACTGGTCGGCGCCGCAAGCGGTTTGGTCGCAGCCGATCTACTACGATTACGGCTCGGGGGGCAACGTCTACTACGAGGACAACTCGGTCTACGTCAACGGGCAGCAGATCGGCACGGCCGAGGATTTCGCCGCCAGCGCCGCGACGCTGGCGACCGTCGAACCGCCGGCGACGCAGGAAGAAGCCGAGTCGGCCGAGTGGATGCCGCTCGGCACGTTCGCGGTCTCGTCGAACGAGTCGGAGACGGATCCGTCGCGGATCGTGCAGTTGGCCGTCAATCGCCAGGGGATCGTCAGCGGCTCGTTCTACAACACGGCGACCGACGAGGCCCAAGCCGTGCTGGGACAAGTCGACAAGGACACGCAGCGCGTCGCGCTGCGGATCGGCGAGAGCGACGACGTGATCCTGGAGACCGGGCTCTACAATCTCACCAAGGACGAGGCGCCGGCGATGGTCCACTTCGGCCCGGACCGGGTCGAGTACTGGCTGTTGGTGCGATTGAAAAGCGACGAGGAGGCGCCGGGCTCGGGGCGCTAG
- a CDS encoding SgcJ/EcaC family oxidoreductase, which translates to MIRLMLLAACLLSVVVTRGTAAAAEAPPAAGADQFFKAYVEAFAAGDAKKLAAMWTADAEWTNGVTGEHSSGRDAVEADFAAFFADNPGARLTGDVERAKEVAPGVMCIEGVAVVSTPGGEPATSAFTAVLVSQQGAWRLASVRESAPATPDTPYLKLKELEFLVGDWRDDGGEAEVRTSFRWAAEGAFLVRTYSATRDDVTTTGTQVIGWDPRQNRIRSWNFVSDGSFGEGLWSKSGDEWLGRQSQTLADGGVAAATQIIRQVDANTLEVQTIGREIDGEPQPSTPPVRVVRVADEDAATEATTAEGGQS; encoded by the coding sequence ATGATTCGGTTGATGTTGCTCGCCGCGTGTTTGTTGAGCGTCGTCGTCACCCGTGGAACTGCCGCCGCGGCTGAGGCGCCCCCCGCCGCCGGGGCCGATCAGTTTTTCAAGGCCTATGTCGAAGCGTTCGCCGCCGGCGACGCCAAGAAGCTGGCCGCCATGTGGACCGCCGACGCCGAGTGGACCAACGGGGTGACCGGCGAGCACAGTTCGGGACGTGACGCGGTCGAGGCCGACTTTGCCGCGTTCTTTGCCGACAACCCGGGCGCCCGGCTGACGGGGGACGTGGAACGGGCGAAGGAAGTGGCGCCGGGGGTCATGTGCATCGAGGGAGTCGCGGTGGTGAGCACCCCCGGGGGCGAACCCGCGACAAGCGCGTTCACGGCGGTGCTCGTCTCGCAGCAGGGCGCGTGGCGACTGGCCAGCGTCCGCGAGTCGGCCCCGGCGACGCCTGACACGCCCTATCTCAAACTTAAGGAACTGGAGTTCCTGGTCGGCGACTGGCGCGACGACGGCGGCGAAGCCGAGGTGAGAACCTCGTTCCGGTGGGCCGCCGAGGGGGCGTTTTTGGTGCGGACCTACTCGGCGACCCGCGACGACGTGACGACCACCGGCACCCAGGTCATCGGGTGGGACCCGCGGCAGAATCGGATTCGCTCGTGGAACTTCGTCTCCGACGGTTCCTTCGGCGAAGGGCTGTGGTCCAAGAGCGGCGACGAGTGGCTGGGTCGACAGAGCCAGACTCTGGCCGACGGCGGCGTCGCGGCAGCCACGCAGATCATCCGCCAGGTTGATGCGAACACTCTGGAAGTCCAAACGATCGGCCGCGAGATCGACGGCGAGCCGCAGCCCTCGACGCCGCCGGTGCGCGTCGTGCGCGTTGCGGACGAGGACGCCGCGACCGAGGCGACGACGGCAGAAGGAGGGCAGTCATGA
- a CDS encoding Fic family protein: MAYIHEQPDWPQLTWDNDQLAAPLAEVRHQQGRLLGKMETLGFDLRSEASLVVLTADVVNSSAIEGEQLDPHEVRSSIARKLGLDVAGLPLPSRNVDGVVEMMLDATQQFQEPLTADRLYGWHAALFPTGHSGIHKIDVGKWRTDEAGPMQVVSGAIGKERVHFQAPTADRLAIETDQFLKWFNGSKDIDPVLKAALAHFWFVTIHPFEDGNGRIARAIADMSLARADGSKDRFYSMSSQIESERKDYYRQLEIAQRGKLDVTAWLDWFVGCLSRAIDRSGEQLAGVLNKAHIWQRLQDRPVNERQRTVINRMLDDWEGFLTTSKYAKLAKCSTDTALRDIRELLERGVLIQNSGGGRSTSYRLAPPHNSVR; encoded by the coding sequence ATGGCTTATATCCATGAACAACCTGACTGGCCCCAGCTGACGTGGGACAACGACCAGCTGGCGGCCCCGCTGGCTGAAGTGCGTCACCAGCAAGGGCGGCTGCTTGGCAAGATGGAAACACTCGGCTTCGATCTCCGCAGCGAGGCGAGCCTGGTGGTGCTCACGGCCGACGTGGTGAACTCCTCGGCGATCGAAGGGGAACAGCTCGACCCCCACGAAGTCCGCTCCTCGATTGCCCGCAAGCTGGGGCTCGACGTGGCTGGCTTACCGCTGCCAAGCCGCAACGTGGACGGCGTGGTCGAGATGATGCTCGACGCCACGCAGCAGTTCCAAGAGCCGCTTACCGCCGACCGCCTCTATGGCTGGCACGCGGCACTCTTCCCTACTGGCCACAGTGGCATTCACAAGATCGATGTCGGGAAGTGGCGCACCGACGAGGCGGGACCGATGCAGGTCGTCTCGGGGGCGATAGGAAAAGAACGGGTTCACTTTCAGGCGCCAACGGCGGACCGCTTGGCAATCGAAACAGACCAGTTCCTCAAATGGTTCAATGGCTCGAAAGACATCGACCCGGTGCTGAAGGCCGCGCTGGCTCATTTCTGGTTCGTGACGATCCACCCCTTCGAGGACGGCAACGGCCGCATCGCCCGCGCAATCGCCGACATGTCGCTGGCCCGCGCCGATGGCTCGAAGGACCGTTTCTACAGCATGTCGTCGCAGATCGAGTCCGAGCGGAAGGACTATTACCGCCAACTGGAAATCGCGCAGCGCGGAAAACTCGACGTCACGGCCTGGCTGGACTGGTTCGTTGGCTGCCTCAGCCGCGCGATCGACCGCTCGGGCGAACAACTGGCTGGAGTCCTGAATAAGGCCCACATCTGGCAACGGCTGCAGGACCGCCCCGTCAACGAACGGCAACGCACCGTCATCAACAGGATGCTCGATGACTGGGAAGGCTTCTTGACCACTTCAAAGTACGCCAAGCTGGCCAAGTGCTCGACCGACACCGCATTGCGAGACATCCGCGAACTGTTGGAGCGGGGCGTCTTGATCCAGAATTCCGGCGGGGGCCGAAGTACCAGCTATCGATTGGCTCCGCCGCACAACAGCGTCCGGTAG
- the dgt gene encoding dNTP triphosphohydrolase — MAKESAPTWETLLSSNRLGRDHKQGFSHSTRTDFDRDFDRIVFSSAFRRLKDKTQVFPLSRNDFTRTRLTHSIEVASVGRSLGRMVCDELRASGVLSNDCADLGSIVAAACLAHDIGNPPFGHSGEAAIQHWASNRVRHDAAEGASATKDEFASPIVVGNHQQASDLQNFEGNAQGIRVVTRLQTKRRSGGMQLTLATIGAMMKYPCTSLSGCKGKAASSVDQKKFGFFQDDQSLIISGLRSLGLPEYEDGAFRRHPLAFLVEAADDITNAIVDLEDAVDQGAVEIDTAIALMEPIARHVDGYKDTGYTGTSRLQWLRAYSIDALTAKCVESFVQMERQIVQGEMCEPLIDSTSLLKEYNDVKSEVEKNAYTDRRVLLVEVAGFKVIAGLLEEFTSALLSPDTPSGKKLLQLFPVSYLGVEQPDVSKEDAVKKLSTYQRLLAVTDYVSGMTDSFALNLYQQLSGIRLPE; from the coding sequence ATGGCCAAGGAATCTGCGCCCACTTGGGAAACACTGTTGAGCAGCAACCGCCTCGGCCGTGACCACAAGCAAGGTTTCTCGCATAGTACGCGCACTGATTTCGATCGCGATTTTGATCGGATAGTGTTCTCAAGTGCGTTTCGTCGCCTTAAGGACAAGACGCAGGTGTTTCCGCTTTCGCGAAACGACTTTACCAGAACTCGCCTGACTCACAGCATCGAGGTTGCGTCAGTAGGTCGCTCTCTTGGACGGATGGTGTGCGATGAGTTGCGAGCGAGCGGAGTTTTGTCAAACGATTGCGCTGATCTCGGCAGCATCGTCGCTGCAGCATGTTTGGCACACGACATCGGCAACCCGCCGTTCGGACATTCAGGAGAAGCAGCAATCCAACACTGGGCATCTAATCGAGTTCGCCACGACGCTGCAGAAGGTGCTTCTGCGACGAAAGATGAATTCGCATCGCCAATAGTGGTGGGCAACCATCAACAAGCTAGCGACCTCCAGAACTTTGAAGGCAATGCTCAGGGCATTAGGGTGGTAACTCGCCTTCAGACCAAACGACGCTCGGGAGGCATGCAGCTGACACTTGCAACGATCGGTGCCATGATGAAGTATCCCTGCACCTCGCTTTCCGGCTGCAAGGGAAAAGCCGCATCAAGTGTTGACCAGAAGAAGTTTGGATTTTTTCAGGATGATCAGTCCTTGATAATAAGCGGCCTGCGAAGCCTCGGTCTGCCTGAGTATGAAGATGGAGCATTCAGGCGTCACCCGCTCGCATTCCTAGTGGAGGCGGCTGATGATATCACCAACGCGATTGTCGATCTGGAAGACGCTGTCGATCAGGGGGCAGTGGAAATAGACACTGCTATAGCACTAATGGAGCCGATAGCACGACATGTCGATGGGTACAAAGACACAGGATACACAGGCACTTCGCGACTTCAGTGGCTGCGTGCATATTCAATTGACGCACTAACCGCAAAGTGCGTTGAGTCATTTGTTCAGATGGAGAGGCAAATCGTTCAAGGTGAGATGTGTGAGCCGCTGATCGACTCGACTTCATTGCTGAAGGAGTACAATGATGTGAAGTCCGAAGTAGAGAAGAATGCATACACGGACCGCCGTGTGCTGTTGGTTGAGGTTGCCGGATTCAAAGTGATTGCTGGATTGCTGGAAGAGTTCACGTCTGCATTGCTAAGCCCTGACACACCGTCCGGTAAAAAACTCTTGCAACTCTTTCCGGTCAGCTATTTGGGTGTTGAGCAGCCCGATGTGAGCAAAGAAGATGCCGTCAAGAAGCTCAGTACGTACCAGCGGCTATTAGCGGTTACCGACTATGTGTCCGGCATGACCGATAGTTTCGCGTTGAACCTTTATCAGCAATTGTCCGGCATTAGATTGCCTGAGTAA